The window TGAGAACATGAGTTTACCTGTAAAATCTCTTTCCAGGGTTTTATTCTAGTAAAATTTATTTCCATGGAGTTTTCAGAGATCTCAGAATAAAGTTCCTTCTTATTTTGAGGTGCTGTAACCTGCCAAAGTGTCCCTTGCTGGAGGATTTTGCAGGGGGAGAAGAGCTGGGGTGTTGCATGGTGAAAGCAGTTAATTCAGCAAACAGGTTTCCAAATTAGAAAGTTTGCCTTGCTTCCCCATGCCCAGAGTCCTTGGGATGAGTATAGACTGCTATGTGAATGAGCTCTAGATGTGCATTTTCAGGCAGTGTCAATCTGGATCATTTCCAGCTCACCTGGAAGATAATTTCCCATCTGGGTGGATGTGAATGTAGAGTTCAGCAGAACGCAAGTGCCTTTGGTGCCTTTCTGTGTGCTGAGTTGCTGAATATAACTGAAAGAGCTGTGATAGCATTAAAACATCACCGCAGTGAGGGTCGGGGGGGCTAATAGACTGATTTGGGGTCAGCTCGGTGTTTCAGGTGTTAGGAAGAGTTTCTTTTTGGCCCCTTTAATGCTTAGAGATTGCTAAGTGCTCTGATCCCAGACAGAGCAGCACGTTGTAAATCCACAAAGATGTCTTTACGGACTGCTGGATTCCTCTTCCAGGCTGCTGAAGGTCAAACCCGAGGAACGACTGACTATTGAAGGTGTCCTGGACCATCCCTGGCTCAACTCCACTGAGGCGCTTGATAACATCCTGCCCTCTGCCCAGCTGATGATGGACAAGGTCTAAACAACGTTTTGTTTTATGAAGAATGTTGCATAGAGgagctggggagctcctgggtggTTTGGGTGGTGTTATGCAGACAAAGAGCTCCTCTTCTGCCTTAATTAGAGCTTGAGATCTTTGTAAGAAAATTGAAACAGTTTGATATTTGGGCTTGGAGAAGATGCTCCAAGATTGGTGGTGAAGAGGAGCCATGTGCTAAAAAGTAGAGACCAGAGTACAGCAGTAAATGTGCCTGAGGACTCTTCTGCAggtcttttctctttttttcccatgttttatACCTGACTACAGCTATGACTTCATTAATTAGCACCAAATGAATAGCCCTTCATGCTTCCTTTAAACTGTACTCAAAGAGGAGTTCACTCAGCACTCTCAAGCTTGTGaacatgaaaagcaaagatGATCCTTTGTCCTATTCAGCCCCTGTGAGGTTGAGATATATTGTCCCACAGTCAAGGACTGTAATTCTAACCATGTCTTCCATAATGCAAACCTGATTTTTGTCATGCATCTCTGAAATAAACATGATTTGATGCatctttttgggttttttgtccATGGTTAACACTGTCCATATATTGTTCTTTAATTTACAAAGAAGCTATTTAAAACATCAAGTGCAACTGTTTTCATTCCAGGCGATGGTTGCGGGGATACAGCAGGCTCATGCGGAACAGCTTGCGAACATGAGAATCCAAGACCTCAAAGTCAGTCTCAAACCCCTTCACTCCGTCAACAACCCAATCCTGCGCAAAAGGAAATTACTGGGGTAACTCTAACGCTGTTTCTCAAAGATCGGCAGCCGTGCTGCAGGGAAATCACTTTAAGCATGTTACAGGTTCATTTAATTGTAACCACACTTCCAAATTTCTGCTTTGATTGACACACTCTTCGCACTGAAGTGGGCAGTTGGAGTCAAGAAATACTTGCACAATTTGTTGTGCCTCCCAAGATATGCCGGTGAGGGTGGGAAAGACATTGCATGATGTTATGATACTATATAGGTAGTGGAACAGGTTATAAGAAGATGGGTCACATGTTGAGTAATGTAGGGCAAACAGGGAGAAAGaattccaatattttttttctgatcctGAAGTTTTTTACTGAAAAGGTCAGGTAATGTCGCTCTGTTTGAGTTACCTATCTGAAAAATAGGATAATGCATTTTAGGATTACCGTTACCTGAACTGATTTaaagaaatctgtatttttcttcatattttaagTGGTCTCATAGTGCAGACATTGTAATGAATGCTAAATCCAGTTCCCATTCCCAGCTTCCCAGAGAGTGAACAAGAGCATTACGCTGGTGCAGTTATGCAACGAGCAACAGACTTGAGTTGCATTCAAATTGTGATTGTTTCCTCCTTGTTCTTCTGCAGCACGAAGCCAAAGGACGGTGTTTATATCCATGACCCTGAGAATGGAAGTAACGATTCCAACGTGGCTCTGGAAAAGCTCAGAGATGTGATTGCTCAGTGCATTCTACCCCAGGCTGGTAAAGGTTGCCACTTTTAAGAAAGTTATATTCCTAAACATGCAAGACACTGACTTTTTACTGTACTGCAGGGTCAGTCTGTGTCAGTGGTGAGGAAGGATAAACAAAATTCCTCTTGTCCTAGTTAGTCTCAAGAGAAAAGTGTTATCTGTGGACTGTAATTTTGCTGCCTGCCTAATGTTAGTGCCAACAGTGACATGCAGAGCTGTCAAAATCACTTTCAATCAGGAGTATCTGCTTTCAAACTGATTTCCTAGTCTGCGTGAGGCCACGAGGAATAACCGCACGCACTGTTAACTGAAGCTCTGAACGTTGCTGCGAGGCAGAATGACAAACCTCCTGTTTGTCTTTGTTCTCCTAAACAGGAGAGAATGAAGATGAGAAACTGAATGAAGTGATGCAGGAGGCGTGGAAGTATAATCGAGAGTGTAAGTTGCTGCGAGACACTCTTCAGAGCTTCAGCTGGAACGGTGAGGAACTTTCTCTTCCGTGGAGAATGGTGCTAATGGCAGGTGAAGGAGGGGAAACAGCGACCTTGTCTGGAAATAGAAACAAATTTATTGAATTTGTGTCAGGCTGATTTAGGTTTTGACACTGTTTTAGCCCGTCTGCCATCATGGATGTTCTAGACATGAGGCTGaaagttctgctttaaaattTCTACTTGTGGTTCGGGGTAGAGTTTTCAAAGGCACCAAGTTGTGTAGGACCAGAACAGCACAGACAGATCATCTCTCTAGAAACAGCTTTAGTTGTTTTGAGCTGGTTTCCTTCCAGTTGGTCATGACCCTCGttctgctggaggctgctgcCCTCATCTATGTCAGCTCAACAACTAGAGACGGAAATTCACTTTGGTTCACTTGCAAATGTCCTACGTTTGTGTGTGAAGTGTTGTTTTGTGCATACGGCTCCAGCTGTGATTGCTTTCCTCCGTGTGCCCAGCGCCAGCTCTGACTCCCTGTTCTTCTCTTTCCAGGCAGAGGATTCACAGATAAAGTGGATCGACTAAAACTGGCAGAAATAGTAAAACAAGTTATCGAAGAGCAGACAAACTCCCATGACTCTCAATAGCTGGAGCTTCttgatcttattttttttaccatttaaGATTTATTCTTTAActgtaaaaagtatttttatgtaaattaataaatcataattatttcattaaatttccaTACTGCTTGAAAATGCTGTATAGTTGTAGATACAAAAAAATCATTGgtactgtaatatttttttaaaactcagtTCCTTGAGGTATATATGATCACTTATGTACTGTCAATCATGAGTTCCCCAGACGGGGCAAATTATATTGTTAAAGAccgttttttttcttaataaccAGTTGCAGAAGCTGCCTTCCATCTGCTATACATACAGCCAGCTGCAATGACTGTGTATGTTAACGAGACAGTTTCCCAACACCCTGCTCAGTAAGTACTTGAAGCAAGTGAAACAAACTTCCGAGCTACCCGTTGCGCCTGAATTCTGAGTCTTTATGTAGAGGCAACTAATTAGCCGCCTGTTTCGCTAGGTGACCCGAGAGCCACAGATGGCCTTGCCAAAGCCACCTGAGTCCATGTGCTTGCTGCATTTTTCAGTTCTGATCAGTAGCcctctttgatttttctttttccccattttcttcGGACCTTCACTAAGGCTtagtccttctttcttcttcacaaTCTTCCTCAGACCTTTTTTAAGGCTGAATTGGCCATTCAGCATAAGACTCCTCTTTTAATCATACTGTTcaacagcagaacagaagaaCATTCTAATTACTTATGtgtaagttatttttattttcatggtgGAATCTTCTATGGACAAGAAGCTGGGGGTTCATTTGTGTTAGCCCCAGATCAGCAGTTGTGTGTTTTCCACCCATGTGCTCTACTCTTTCCTTTCTAGAAGATCTGACACTTGGTTTCAACCTTGTCCTCTTGTTGGAAAGAGATCATCCTGGCAAGGGTCACAGTGCTGCTGTGTCAATCCACCGGTGACGCTTCTGTGTCACCCTCTGGAGTCTGAGCTCCTCATCTCTGATGCCTTCGAGCTCCTTCTGGGGAGTGAATGATGTGGGGCTGCTCCTTGGGACGCGTCCTGCTGCTGCCCGCACCgtgaggctgcccagggcacatTCTTACACTAGTCTGGAACATTGGCTCCGAAacctgcttttttaaaaattttaattaaacgAACAAATGAAAAAGATCTGTACATATTTCTAGTTTTCTACCTtctgatgcttttctttcttttgagacTGGTCGAAGGCTTTTTATAGAGATATTTTGGTACTAAACCTGTGCAGACGTTGAATGAGTTCGGTCTGCAGACTGAAGTGCCAATTCAGGGCTATTAGTAAAGACTCTTGAACATTATTGTTATATTTCATAGCTCTTTAATTTTGGGTTTACATTTACAAACCTGAGCCATGAATCCCCCAATTTACTCTTATTGCAATCCAGCCttgttcttttttgtcttttttctatACCAGACTTCCTTGCAACTTTTAGCTTGGGTGGCAAACCAATGTCTTGACTCTTTCTATAGAATTTTATAAGCAGTGACTTAGTTTTTCTACATGAAGGAGATACTTCATTTCCCATTCTTTGTCAGCGTTCTTTTAATCCTGTCGACAGTTTTCCAACGCCTGATTTATTGCAGAGTGAGAACCACAATCCCTGCTTAACCGTCTCTGATGGGAACAGGGAGGCTTTGATTCAGCCAGAATTGTACCTCTGACACTACATGGAGTATTTGTGCACTGACATGTATCAACGATGGCTAGAGATATAGCAAGAGATGAGTATCTGTAATTTCTCAGTagtctcagcaagtttgcaggcCCTATTATATGCATTTCTGTCCTTGGCCTCAATTCTAGGTCATGTCAACATCCATGCAATCTTTAAATGTAATagataatttcctttttaactTGAAatccatgtgttttttttctgagaaatctCATTGTTCTGAAGCTTTTAAGTGTGGCAAGTAGAGAAATAGAGAAGGAAATCACCTTTGTTTGAATGGGAGTGTAAAAAATTCCCCACAAAAGCACTTTGCAACTCTGCCCTCCgaggaggaaaaagaatttGACCGGTTTCTTGGTAGCCAGAACTTTTTAGCAGAAGAATGGATCAGATTGTATCTATTTTCATGGTTAATATGGAGTGTGGTCAGCAGATACCACTGATAGGATCCAAACACCTTCCACGGCAGAATAATTTCCAGCTGTTACAGGCGGTGAGGTGGGTACGTCTGCGACTGACCgtggtgtgttttggtgtctGGAAGGAAGTCCAATTTCTAAAGGCTTCTGTGAATAAGGAACCGCTTTTTGTGGATTTATTGTAGATTTATTGTGTGTGATAAATAAGAATGGCCTGAGCTAAAACAGATGTAGGGAGAGACAGATTAAGATAACACAATTTGAAGATTCAAGGTcaaatgattttatttctatGAGAAAGCTGATTATTTTACTCTTTAAAAATTTAAGTTATGCTTTagatttcaaaattaatttaatgggttgacttacatatttttaaagtagtatTTTACTTTCTCCTTCCTGTGTTTATAATTTTTTCAGCTGACATAAATGCAAGATACCTTGTCTTGATTATATAAGGTTTTACTTGGTAATAAATCTACTGATCGTTTATAGAAGACTGTGAATATTGTAAATATCTTGAGATGGAAGGGTCGTGTGGGATCAAAGAAG of the Columba livia isolate bColLiv1 breed racing homer chromosome 17, bColLiv1.pat.W.v2, whole genome shotgun sequence genome contains:
- the MAPKAPK5 gene encoding MAP kinase-activated protein kinase 5 isoform X6 yields the protein MRARLLIVMEMMEGGELFHRISQHRHFTEKQASQVTKQATLALQHCHSLNIAHRDLKPENLLFKDNSLDAPVKLCDFGFAKVDQGDLMTPQFTPYYVAPQVLEAQRRHQKEKSGIIPTSPTPYTYNKSCDLWSLGVIIYVMLCGYPPFYSKHHSRTIPKDMRKKIMTGSFEFPEEEWSQISEMAKDIVRKLLKVKPEERLTIEGVLDHPWLNSTEALDNILPSAQLMMDKAMVAGIQQAHAEQLANMRIQDLKVSLKPLHSVNNPILRKRKLLGTKPKDGVYIHDPENGSNDSNVALEKLRDVIAQCILPQAGKGENEDEKLNEVMQEAWKYNRECKLLRDTLQSFSWNGRGFTDKVDRLKLAEIVKQVIEEQTNSHDSQ